Below is a genomic region from Actinomycetes bacterium.
CGGCGAGCGCTGCCGCTGACGGTCCGCGCAGGTGCTCCCACCGAGACCGGCGGCCCGGCCGTCGGCGGTCAGCGCCGGCCGGCCCGCAGGTAGGCACCGACGGCCCGCGCCGCGAGGTGGTTGCGGTCTGCTGCGTCGGCAACGAGCCGCCGGCAGGTGAAGTCCAGCCGACGCCGGGCGCTGCCGACCCTCGTCCGCAGCCCCTCCGGCTCGGATCGTGCCGGGTCGCCGCGCCGGGACCGCCACCACAGCCGGCCGTAGCGCTCGGTGAGCCGCTCCAGCCCGACCAGGGCGGCCGCGGCGACCTCCTCCTCGGTGGCGCTGCCCGGCAGCCGGGCACCGGGGTCGGGTCTGGGGAGCAGGTCGTCGAGGTCGCCGACCTCCCGCAGCCCGCCGGCCACCACGTAGCGGACCACGTGGTCGTGCTGACGCCCGTTGAGCCGCCCATCGAGCCTGCGGTTGAGCCGGCGCACGACCTCGCTCCCGGCGACCCCCAGCCCAGGGTTGGTGTGCGCGGAGTAGGCGTAGAGCGGCGTCGGGTCGAAGCCGGCCGCCGCCGCGAAGCGCGCGAGCAAGGTGCCCGGGGGAGCGCCGGCGGGCGGCAGGGTCACCACGACCAGCCGGTCGGCGGGGACGACGCGGCTCCAGACGGCGAGGACCGCGGCCAGGTCGTGGTTGAGCCAGAATCCCCGCGCGGGGTCCCGTCCCCGCGCGTCGCGGTCGCGGACCATCGCGACGTACGTCGACCAGTCCTCCACCGCGCCGTTCTTCACCGACTCCTGCCACGCGGACACCAGGACCCGGCCCAGGTCGCGGCAGGTGACGACGACGGTCGGCGACCGGTCGGCGAACCCGGCGACCGCCCGGGACGCCTGGCGCCTGGCGAGCAGGCTCAGGCTCTCCGCCGACAGCAGCGCGACCGGCAACGGTGACCTCGCGGCAGTCGCGCAGAGCGCGTCCCACTGACCGACCTGACGTCGGTCGTGGGACCGCTCGGACCGGCGGCCGCGCAGGTCCCACGCCGCCATCGTCGCCGACGGCACGCCGGTCGCGTCGGGGACGGGGACCCACACGCCTTGATCGGCCAGCACCGCGTGGTTGGCGCGCAGCACGCCTTGCAGGTAGGTCGTCCCCGTCTTGTGCAGCCCGACGTGCAGCACCACCCGTCGCCCGTCGTCGTGGGGCACGACCTCAGGCCTCGCAGGCGAGCCGCACCTCCACGGCGCAACCGTCCGAGCCGACGCCGCCGTCTCCGATGTCGACCCCGCCCTGACCGTCCAGGATGTCGTCGCCCTCACGGCCGTTGAGCAGGTCGTCGCCGTCGCCGCCCCAGATGACGTTGGTGAGCGCGTCGCCGCGAAGGTCGTCGGCGAACGAGGAGCCGAGCACGTTCTCGACGGACACGATGGTGTCCGGTCCCATGCCCTCGGCGAAGCCGCCGCGCAGGTCCACCAGCACCGGCCGGTCGCCGTCGCCGTAGTCGACAGCGTCCGTGCCCGGCCCACCGTCCAGGGCGTCGGCCCGCTCACCGCCCCGCAGGACGTCGTCGCCCTCGAGGCCGACCAGCTGGTCGAGACCGTCGCCGCCGACGAGCCGGTTGGCCGAGGCGTTCCCGATGATCTCGTCGCCGAAGCGGGAGCCCGTCACGTTCTCCATCCCGGTCACCACGTCGGAGGCCGGACCGGTCACCGTGCCGGCCCCCAGGTCCGCCTGGATGGCCTCCTCAGCCCGCGCGTAGTCCACCGAGTCCGAGCCGCCGCCGCCGTCGAGGTGGTCGTCGTCGTTCGACCCGGCGAACACGTCGTCGCCGTCACCGCCGGTGGCGACGTCCTCGTCGTCGCCGGGCTGGATGACGTCCGAGCCGGCCTCACCGGCCAGCGTGTCGTCCCCCCGCTCGCCGAGCAGCAGGTCGTCGCCGTCGCCACCGCTGACGGTGTCGTCGCCCAGCCCGGCGCGGACCGTGTTCGGGCCGGCGTCGCCGACGAGCACGTCGTCGTGGATGGTGCCGCGGAGGTTCTCGACCTCCGCGATCCCGTCGCTCCCCTGGCCGGTGGCAGCTCCGGCTCCGAGGTTGACCGACACCGGCACCGCCGAGTAGTTGAACTGCAGCTCGTCCACCCCGGGGCCGCCGTTGAAGTAGTCGTCGCCCGGGCTGCCCTCGAGCTCGTCGTCGCCGTCACGACCCCACAGCTGGTCGTTGCCGACGCTGCCGTTGAGCTCGTTCGGCCCGGCACCACCGACGAGCACGTCGTCGCCGCTGGACCCGATCACGTCCTCGACCCGCACGAGGGTGTCGGTGCCGTCGCCGGTCGCCCGTCCCGCCGTCAGGTCCACCACGACGGGCACGTCTGAGCCGGTGTAGTCGACCTCGTCGCGCTGGTCGTCCTTGCGGGTGGGGGTGCCGCCGTCGAGCACGTCGTCGCCGGGCCCGCCCGCCAGGGAGTCCACCGCGTCCGGCAGCGAGTCGTTGCTGCCGCCCAGGAGGTGGTCGTCGCCGGCCAGCCCACGGAGCACGTCCTGCCCGCCGGCGCCGTCGAGCACGTTCGCCGCGGCGTCACCGGTCAGCACGTCGTCGCCGTCGGAGCCGGTGGCGTTCTCGACGGAGAGCAGGACGTCGGTGCCGGTCTGCTCGCTGCGCGCGGTGTCACTGATCAGGCTCACCACGGCCTGATAGGTGAAGCCCATGTCGACCGTGTCGGAGCCGCGGCCCCCCTCGTGCCGGTCGTCGCCGCGGGCGGCGAGGAACACGTCGTCCCCACCGCGGCCCCGCTCGACGTCGTCCCCGGCGCCGGAGTAGAAGACGTCGGCCCGCGGGCTCCCGACAAGCAGGTCGTCGTGCGCGCTGTCGGCATCGACCGCCTCCACCGACCGCAAGGTGTCGCGGCCCTGGCCCCGCGCGGTGCCGGCGCCCAGGTCCACCGTGATGCGGCCGGCCGCCTTCGGGTGCTTCCAGAGCAGTGCAGCGTCGAGACCGCCACCGCCGACGAGGAGGTCCGCGCCGACGACGACGTCTGCGAGCGCCCGGAAGCGCTGGTCGCCGGCGAGCAGGTCGTCACCGGCCTCCCCGCGGAGCTGGTCCGACCCCGAGCCGCCGGCCAGCCGGTCGGCCCCGTCGCCCCCGCAGACCAGGTCGTCCCCGCCCTTGGCGTCGACGGTGTCGCGACCGCCGCGGGCGACGATGACGTCGCGACCTTCGGTGCCGCGGATCAGCTCGCCGCGAGCGGTGCCGACGATCGTCGCCCGCACGCCGGCACAGGTCGTCGCCGGAGCGGCGGCCGCCGGTGCGGCGACCACACCTCCGGTCAGCAGCACCGCCGCCGCTGTCGTGAGTACGGTCCGCATGCCCTCCGGTCGACCTGGTCGCATGTCCCCCACCCTTCGTAGTCGTCAGGATGTCGACGGAGTCGACGGCACCGCGGTTCGGTCTGGAGGCGGAACCGCCCTCAGCAGGGCACCAGCAGAAGCGCCGGTTCACGGGCGTGCCGGCTGGATTCACGGCGTGCCGCCGCGCCTTATGTCAGCCGCTGCCCGCAGGCGGAGCACCGGACGATGCACCACCGCCGCCCGGACCGGCTCTCGAGGATCACGGGCTCGGGGACGTCGTGGTGGCAGTGCGAGGTGTCGACGGAGCCGGTCACGGGATCACCCTCCAGCGAGGCTCGGGCCGTTCCGGTCCGTGGCCTCGCTCCCACCCTCAGCCCGAGGGATCCGGTCCGGGAGCGGCCATCGGTCACCGATCCGGTGGCCGATGGTCCCTGCCCGGTCGTCCACCGGCTGGTGACCTCGGGTGACCGGACGTGACCGCAGGGCGCCGACGGCGTAGCGTGGCGCACCCACGTGCCCGCTTGTGCAGTCCCCCGAGGAGGCAGCATGACGATGCAGGTTCCTGGCAGCGACCAGCGCAACACCGACCTGCGCCTCGTGCACGAGGACGAGCCCGCCTCCGGCGGGGGACCCGAGCAGGCGCTGGGGCTGCTCGAGAACGCCCGCCGGGTGGCAGACGCCACCGTCGCCGAGGCCCGGGCCGAGTCCGAGCGGCTGCTCTCCGCGGCCCGTGAGCGGGCGGCGCAGGTCCAGCGGGAGGCCCGTGAGCTCGGGCAGCGGCTGCGCACGGACGCCGAGCGCGAGGCGGCCCAGACCCGGCACGAGGCCTTCGGCGAGGCGGAGCGCATCGTCGCCGACGCCCGCGCCCAGGTGAGCACGCTCGAGGGATCGGTCGCCGGCCTGCGGGCCCAGCAGGACGAGGCCACCGCCAAGGCCCGCGAGCTGGTCGAGGCACTCAGCGCCGCCCTGCAGCGCCACTCGCCGCGAGGCTGAGAGCACCACTCTCCGCGAGGCTGAGCACCGCACCGGGGCGGCCGGCCCGCGGAGCGTCCTGCCGTTCGTCACGCTCCGTGACCATCGCTTGACGGCACTTGTGGGACAGGTGTTACCTGTCGAGGCTCATGTGACCACAACCACCGGTACGCGAGTCGATGCCCGGGGGGCGTCGGCGCTGCATGGCACCGGGGCCGAGAGGGGGCTGCAGATGCGGGTCAGGCCCGCTGCGCTCGCCTGCTCCACCGCGGTCGCCGCCCTCGTGCTCGGCCTCGTCGGCCCGGCCGCGGCCGACCCCGGGTACCCGAGCGCCCGGGATGTGCAGCGCAGCAGGGACGCGGTCGCCGCGTCCTCCCACGACGTCGGCCGGATCGAGGCCCGGCTCGCCGTGGCGGGCGCGCAGGCCGACCGGGCCGCCGCTGCCGTCGGCCGTGCGGTCGAGGCGTACAACGGGGCCCGTCTCCGCCTGCAGCAGGCGCGGCAGCGCGCGGTCGAGGCGCAGCAGCGGGCCGACCTGTCCCTGGCCGCCGTCGATGCGTCCCGCGAGGCGCTCGGCCGGTTCGCCGCGGCGGCCTACCGGGCCGGCGGCGACGTGGGCGACCTCTCGGCCTTCCTCGTCGCCGACGGTCCCCGAGACCTGATCAGCCGGGTGTCCGCGCTCGACTCGGTGGCCGCCAGCCGCCGGCGGGCGCTCGACGACGTACGCGCTGCCCAGGTGCACGCCGACCTGCTGCAGGAGCGGGCCGACCGGATGGTCGTCGCCCGGCAGCGGGCGCAGGAGCGGGTGGCGCAGGCCAAGCAGGCGGCCGAGGCCCGCCTGGCGACGCAGCAGCAGGCCGCCACCGAGATCGCCGCCCAGCGCGAGACGCTGGTGCGCGCCCTGGCGTCGGCCCGGCACACCACCGTCGGGCTGGAGCGGGAGCGGCAGGCCGGGCTCGAGCGGGCCCGCGAGGAAGCCGCTCGCAAGGCCGCGGAGGCCCAGGCCCGGGCGCAGGCGAGAGCCGAGGCGCGGGCGGCCGCACGGCAGGCGGCCCAGGAGGCGGCCGACCGCGCAGCTCGCGAGGCGGAGGAGCAGCGCCGCCGCGACCAGGAGGCCGCCGCCGCCCGGCAGGCCGGCAGCGGGTCGAGCGGCGGCAGCGGCAGCGGCAGCGGTGGCTCCGGCGGCGGTGGCTCCGGCGGGTCAGGCGGGAGCAGCCTGCCGGGAGGGGGCGGCGGGTCGGGCAGCCCGCCACCGGCGCCGGCACCGGCCCCGCCACCCCCGAGCGGGTCCTCCGAGGGCACGGCCAGCGGCGCTGAGGCGGCGGTGGCCTACGCCCGGGCGCAGATCGGCAAGCCCTACCAGTGGGCCGCCGACGGGCCGTCGAGCTTCGACTGCTCGGGGCTCACCATGCGCGCCTGGCAGCAGGGCGGGGTGTCCTTGCCGCACTACAGCGTCGCGCAGTACGAGCAGTCGGCGAAGGTCTCGCTGACCGACCTGCGGGTGGGCGACCTGGTCTTCTTCGCCAGCGACCCGGGCGACCACCGGACGATCTACCACGTCGGCCTCTACCTCGGCAGCGGCCAGATGATCGAGGCCCCCTACACCGGCGAGAACGTGCGCGTCTCGAGCATCTGGCGGTCCAGCCTGTTCGGGGCGGCCCGCCCGTGAGCAATCGCCGGTGAGCGCCTACACCGAGCGGCACGCGCGCAGCTTCGGCGGCTGGCTGGTGCTCTTCGCCCTTGGCTACGGCGTCTTCCACCACGCCGGGACGATCTTCGCCGGGCTCGGCGACGTCGGCGACAGCGACACCCGGTGGGCTGACTGGATCGACCTGCTGACGCCGTACGTCGTCACCGGAGCCGCGGCCGGCGCCCTGCGCAGCGCCGGCGCGAGCCGGGGCACCTGGACCGGGTTCTGGTTCGCGGCGACGACGTACACGCTCGGCAAGGGCCTGCACGTCTCGGCCAACTCGGTCGGCAACGCGCTGCCCGGCGAGGACCCGCACGTGGTGCACCTGTGGGACGAGACGGTCGGCCACTACGTGTGGTTCGCCGGCTTCGCACTGCTCGTCGCGGTCCTCGCGGTGGCGCTGGCCGACCGGCGGCCGCGCGGCGGGATCGCAGCCCACCTGCTGGCCCTGGTTGTCGGCTTCACCTGGTTCACCAACTCGGTCGAGGGGCAGACCGCGTGGTTCGGGATCGCCACCGCCGCGGTGTTCTTCCTGTGGGGGCTGGCGACCCGCGACGGGATGGGCCGCTACCTGGCCACCGCGTTCGGGTTGTCGCTCGTGCTGCTCGTCGCGTTCGGCAGCTGGCAGGGCGGCTTCCCGGAGTTCAGCGAGCTCGGCTGGATCTGAGGGCTGCCCCGCGCCGTAGCCCACGCCGGGTTGTCGTCAGTGCAGGTCGGTCTCGCCGCGCTCCCGGGCGTCGACCAGCCGCTGCCGCGACGCAACGATCTCGGCCTCGGCCTCGACCCGGCCGGCCCAGGTGGCGCCCTCGACCGACTTGCCGGGCTCGAGGTCCTTGTAGACCTCGAAGAAGTGCTGGATCTCCAGCCGGTCGAACTCCGGCACGTGGTGGATGTCGCGCAGGTGCTCCTGCCGCGGGTCGGTCGCCGGCACGCAGAGCACCTTGTCGTCGCCGCCGGCCTCGTCGGTCATCCGGAACATCCCCAGCGCCCGCGCCTTGATCAGGCAGCCGGGGAAGGTCGGCTCCTCCAGCAGCACCAGCGCGTCCAGGGGGTCGCCGTCCTCGCCGAGGGTCTCCTCGATGAAGCCGTAGTCCGCCGGGTAGCGGGTCGAGGTGAACAGCATCCGGTCCAGCCGCATCCGGCCGGTCGCGTGGTCGACCTCGTACTTGTTGCGCTGCCCCTTGGGGATCTCGATCAGGACGTCGAAGTCCACGCTGCCAGCCTCCT
It encodes:
- a CDS encoding calcium-binding protein, with the translated sequence MRTVLTTAAAVLLTGGVVAAPAAAAPATTCAGVRATIVGTARGELIRGTEGRDVIVARGGRDTVDAKGGDDLVCGGDGADRLAGGSGSDQLRGEAGDDLLAGDQRFRALADVVVGADLLVGGGGLDAALLWKHPKAAGRITVDLGAGTARGQGRDTLRSVEAVDADSAHDDLLVGSPRADVFYSGAGDDVERGRGGDDVFLAARGDDRHEGGRGSDTVDMGFTYQAVVSLISDTARSEQTGTDVLLSVENATGSDGDDVLTGDAAANVLDGAGGQDVLRGLAGDDHLLGGSNDSLPDAVDSLAGGPGDDVLDGGTPTRKDDQRDEVDYTGSDVPVVVDLTAGRATGDGTDTLVRVEDVIGSSGDDVLVGGAGPNELNGSVGNDQLWGRDGDDELEGSPGDDYFNGGPGVDELQFNYSAVPVSVNLGAGAATGQGSDGIAEVENLRGTIHDDVLVGDAGPNTVRAGLGDDTVSGGDGDDLLLGERGDDTLAGEAGSDVIQPGDDEDVATGGDGDDVFAGSNDDDHLDGGGGSDSVDYARAEEAIQADLGAGTVTGPASDVVTGMENVTGSRFGDEIIGNASANRLVGGDGLDQLVGLEGDDVLRGGERADALDGGPGTDAVDYGDGDRPVLVDLRGGFAEGMGPDTIVSVENVLGSSFADDLRGDALTNVIWGGDGDDLLNGREGDDILDGQGGVDIGDGGVGSDGCAVEVRLACEA
- a CDS encoding inorganic diphosphatase, which encodes MDFDVLIEIPKGQRNKYEVDHATGRMRLDRMLFTSTRYPADYGFIEETLGEDGDPLDALVLLEEPTFPGCLIKARALGMFRMTDEAGGDDKVLCVPATDPRQEHLRDIHHVPEFDRLEIQHFFEVYKDLEPGKSVEGATWAGRVEAEAEIVASRQRLVDARERGETDLH
- a CDS encoding NlpC/P60 family protein, encoding MRVRPAALACSTAVAALVLGLVGPAAADPGYPSARDVQRSRDAVAASSHDVGRIEARLAVAGAQADRAAAAVGRAVEAYNGARLRLQQARQRAVEAQQRADLSLAAVDASREALGRFAAAAYRAGGDVGDLSAFLVADGPRDLISRVSALDSVAASRRRALDDVRAAQVHADLLQERADRMVVARQRAQERVAQAKQAAEARLATQQQAATEIAAQRETLVRALASARHTTVGLERERQAGLERAREEAARKAAEAQARAQARAEARAAARQAAQEAADRAAREAEEQRRRDQEAAAARQAGSGSSGGSGSGSGGSGGGGSGGSGGSSLPGGGGGSGSPPPAPAPAPPPPSGSSEGTASGAEAAVAYARAQIGKPYQWAADGPSSFDCSGLTMRAWQQGGVSLPHYSVAQYEQSAKVSLTDLRVGDLVFFASDPGDHRTIYHVGLYLGSGQMIEAPYTGENVRVSSIWRSSLFGAARP